The following proteins are encoded in a genomic region of Blastococcus colisei:
- a CDS encoding DUF1990 family protein, whose amino-acid sequence MALLVAADPARLLAAPLTYDAVGTACTGRVPAGFRGARHSAVVGSGRADFERAVAAVFDWRAQRGAGLRVRATGPSRAPGTVVVLTAGLPRLGYDIPCRVVWARTEGDERGFAYGTLPGHPESGEECFLVRLTPAGDVVYEIRVFFRLASPLARLGGPVSLLAQRLATHRYVTAIRRAVRG is encoded by the coding sequence ATGGCACTGCTGGTGGCCGCCGACCCGGCCCGGCTGCTCGCCGCCCCGCTCACCTACGACGCCGTCGGCACCGCGTGCACGGGACGGGTGCCCGCGGGCTTCCGGGGCGCCCGGCACAGCGCCGTCGTCGGCTCGGGCCGGGCGGACTTCGAGCGGGCCGTGGCCGCGGTCTTCGACTGGCGGGCGCAGCGCGGCGCCGGACTGCGGGTGCGCGCCACCGGCCCGAGCAGAGCACCGGGCACGGTCGTCGTCCTCACCGCGGGCCTCCCCCGGCTCGGCTACGACATCCCCTGCCGGGTGGTGTGGGCGCGGACCGAGGGTGACGAGCGCGGCTTCGCCTACGGCACCCTGCCCGGCCATCCGGAGAGCGGCGAGGAGTGCTTCCTGGTCCGGCTGACACCGGCCGGGGACGTCGTCTACGAGATCCGGGTGTTCTTCCGGTTGGCCTCGCCCCTGGCCAGGTTGGGAGGCCCGGTCAGCCTGCTCGCCCAGCGCCTGGCCACCCACCGGTACGTGACGGCGATCCGGCGGGCCGTCCGCGGCTGA
- a CDS encoding sulfite oxidase-like oxidoreductase gives MPGPTRGFLGRRQRDPRLPPGQYDVGSDWPVLTAEPTPRIAPETWSITVDGRVESPTTWTWDEAHRLPPSEYRGDIHCVTTWSKFDTSFAGVSVDTLLEAARPTADAHFVMATSKTGYTTNLPLEHVTGGQAWVVWEFDGKPLPIEHGGPVRLLVPHLYFWKSAKWISKLTLLARDQQGFWEQNGYHDLGDPWRQQRYQGD, from the coding sequence GTGCCCGGACCGACCAGAGGATTCCTCGGCCGCCGCCAACGCGACCCCCGGCTGCCACCCGGCCAGTACGACGTGGGCAGCGACTGGCCGGTGCTGACCGCCGAGCCCACGCCGCGCATCGCCCCCGAGACGTGGAGCATCACCGTCGACGGGAGGGTCGAGTCGCCGACCACCTGGACCTGGGACGAGGCGCACCGGTTGCCGCCGTCGGAGTACCGCGGCGACATCCACTGCGTCACCACCTGGTCGAAGTTCGACACCTCCTTCGCCGGCGTCAGCGTCGACACCCTGCTGGAAGCCGCCCGGCCCACCGCTGACGCGCACTTCGTCATGGCGACGTCAAAGACCGGCTACACGACCAACCTGCCCCTGGAGCACGTGACCGGCGGCCAGGCCTGGGTGGTCTGGGAGTTCGACGGCAAGCCGTTGCCGATCGAGCACGGCGGCCCGGTCCGGCTGCTGGTGCCGCACCTGTATTTCTGGAAGAGCGCCAAGTGGATCAGCAAGCTGACCCTCCTGGCGCGCGACCAGCAGGGGTTCTGGGAGCAGAACGGCTACCACGACCTCGGGGACCCGTGGCGGCAGCAGCGGTACCAGGGTGACTGA
- a CDS encoding HipA family kinase produces the protein MLPAVTATRYVTPLREGGSLPGLMEADDLGTYVVKWRAAGQGVKVLVAEVVCAELARALDLPVPALVTVDVVPELAVGEPDVEVQELLQRSAGRNLGLDYLPGALDFEAGADGVDPELAGRVLWFDALIGNVDRSWRNPNMLFWHGRLELIDHGAALTFHHHWPGAEAAVSRPYDASAHALLECEPRVPAADAALAGRVTRPLLENVLAQVPDDWLEDEPGVLRTRYVDQLLARLAARDAWLPALVAAADAGGGGRRRAPRGENRPAWLGPPPPEGVTQR, from the coding sequence GTGCTGCCCGCCGTCACCGCCACCCGCTACGTCACCCCGCTGCGCGAGGGTGGCTCGCTGCCGGGGCTCATGGAGGCCGACGACCTCGGCACCTACGTGGTCAAGTGGCGGGCCGCCGGCCAGGGCGTGAAGGTCCTCGTCGCGGAGGTGGTCTGCGCCGAGCTCGCCCGGGCGTTGGATCTCCCCGTACCCGCGCTGGTCACCGTCGACGTCGTCCCCGAGCTGGCCGTGGGGGAGCCCGACGTCGAGGTGCAGGAACTGCTGCAGCGCTCGGCCGGACGCAACCTGGGACTGGACTACCTGCCCGGCGCGCTGGACTTCGAGGCCGGAGCCGACGGAGTCGACCCGGAACTCGCCGGGCGGGTGCTGTGGTTCGACGCGCTGATCGGCAACGTCGACCGGTCCTGGCGGAACCCCAACATGCTGTTCTGGCACGGCCGGCTGGAGCTGATCGACCACGGCGCCGCCCTGACGTTCCACCACCACTGGCCGGGAGCCGAGGCGGCCGTCAGCCGCCCCTACGACGCCTCCGCGCACGCGCTGCTGGAGTGCGAGCCCCGGGTGCCGGCCGCCGATGCGGCACTGGCCGGCCGGGTGACCAGGCCGCTGCTGGAGAACGTCCTCGCCCAGGTGCCCGATGACTGGCTGGAGGACGAGCCCGGCGTCCTGCGCACCCGGTACGTGGATCAGCTCCTGGCCCGCCTCGCCGCCCGCGACGCGTGGCTGCCCGCGCTCGTCGCCGCCGCCGACGCGGGTGGTGGCGGTCGCCGGCGTGCGCCGCGTGGGGAGAACCGGCCCGCGTGGCTGGGACCGCCGCCGCCGGAGGGGGTGACCCAGCGATGA
- a CDS encoding phosphoadenylyl-sulfate reductase, translating to MTIAIRPTPELAAAADAQFEGIADPVEQALAVLRWAGETFGAEFAVTSSMADGLLAHLASRVVPGVNVVFLDTGYHFAETIGTRDWITGVLPITLVNVTPPQTVAEQDLSFGPKLYERDPDLCCELRKVKPLAQALAGFVAWGSGIRRDESPTRAGTRLVDWDAKRGMVKINPMAAWTQDVVDAYVAEHQVPVNPLFELGYGSIGCAPCTRPVAPGEDSRAGRWAGRGKTECGLHT from the coding sequence GTGACGATCGCCATCCGGCCGACGCCGGAACTGGCTGCCGCGGCCGATGCGCAGTTCGAGGGCATCGCCGACCCGGTCGAGCAGGCGCTCGCCGTCCTGCGCTGGGCCGGGGAGACGTTCGGCGCGGAGTTCGCCGTCACGTCGTCCATGGCCGACGGTCTGCTCGCCCACCTGGCCAGCCGCGTCGTCCCCGGGGTCAACGTCGTCTTCCTCGACACCGGCTACCACTTCGCCGAGACGATCGGCACCCGGGACTGGATCACCGGCGTCCTCCCCATCACGCTGGTGAACGTGACCCCGCCGCAGACCGTCGCCGAGCAGGACCTCTCGTTCGGCCCGAAGCTGTACGAGCGGGACCCGGACCTGTGCTGCGAGCTGCGCAAGGTGAAGCCCCTGGCCCAGGCGCTGGCCGGTTTCGTGGCCTGGGGCTCGGGGATCCGCCGCGACGAGTCGCCGACCCGTGCGGGCACCAGGCTGGTCGACTGGGACGCCAAGCGCGGCATGGTGAAGATCAACCCGATGGCGGCCTGGACGCAGGACGTCGTCGACGCCTACGTCGCCGAGCACCAGGTGCCGGTGAATCCGCTGTTCGAGCTGGGCTACGGCTCGATCGGCTGCGCGCCCTGCACCCGTCCGGTCGCACCGGGCGAGGATTCGCGGGCCGGGCGCTGGGCCGGGCGTGGCAAGACCGAGTGCGGCCTCCACACCTGA
- a CDS encoding FAD-binding oxidoreductase: protein MRRPLRRSVELRLDVADRIDHMPGQHYVVRLTAEDGYTAQRSYSVASAPGDPLVELFVERLDDGEVSTYLADVVEPGDELEVRGPIGGWFVWDGETPALLVAGGFGVVPFIAMIRHARDLGRLDLLRVAVSSRTLAELPYAEELVDAGALVVLTREARGIRTAGRLTAPDLVPLWEPGQTAYVCGSSSFAEAASQLLVGMGYPAADVRVERFGPSGTPA from the coding sequence GTGCGCCGACCTCTCCGGCGTTCGGTCGAGCTGCGCCTCGACGTCGCGGACCGGATCGACCACATGCCCGGGCAGCACTACGTCGTCCGGCTGACCGCCGAGGACGGGTACACCGCCCAGCGGTCGTACTCGGTGGCGTCGGCCCCCGGCGACCCGCTGGTCGAGCTGTTCGTCGAGCGGCTGGACGACGGCGAGGTGTCCACCTACCTCGCCGACGTCGTGGAGCCCGGTGACGAGCTGGAGGTCCGCGGGCCGATCGGCGGCTGGTTCGTCTGGGACGGCGAGACGCCGGCGCTGCTGGTCGCAGGCGGCTTCGGCGTCGTCCCGTTCATCGCGATGATCCGGCACGCCCGCGATCTGGGCCGGCTGGACCTGCTGCGGGTGGCGGTCTCCAGCCGCACCCTCGCCGAGCTGCCCTACGCCGAGGAACTCGTGGACGCCGGCGCGCTGGTCGTGCTCACCCGCGAGGCGCGCGGCATCCGCACGGCCGGGCGGCTGACGGCTCCCGACCTCGTGCCGTTGTGGGAGCCCGGGCAGACGGCCTACGTCTGCGGCTCCTCGTCGTTCGCGGAGGCGGCGAGCCAGCTGCTCGTCGGGATGGGATACCCCGCCGCCGACGTCCGGGTGGAGCGCTTCGGCCCCAGCGGGACACCCGCCTGA
- a CDS encoding succinate dehydrogenase cytochrome b subunit translates to MTVTHAGRRTPKVAKTNSVFKKAVMAVSGIIMVLYLIAHVVGNLKAFSGAEAFNSYSGWIRTVGNPALPGATALWAIRIVLLVAVVAHIWAAVSLWRQAKRARPDGYVTKKSVAQSYASRTMRWGGVIVLAFIIYHILDLTTGTVNAEGFDSTPYDRLVASFSNPFVTAFYAISVILLGMHLRHGIWSATQTLGQSNRRREKTVSLFALAFSVVLTLGFLLVPFSVLFGLID, encoded by the coding sequence GTGACAGTGACGCACGCGGGACGACGGACGCCGAAGGTCGCGAAGACCAACTCCGTCTTCAAGAAGGCCGTGATGGCGGTCAGCGGCATCATCATGGTGCTGTACCTGATCGCGCACGTGGTCGGGAACCTGAAGGCCTTCTCCGGGGCGGAGGCCTTCAACTCCTACTCCGGGTGGATCCGCACTGTCGGCAATCCGGCGTTGCCGGGCGCCACGGCGCTGTGGGCCATCCGGATCGTGCTTCTCGTCGCGGTCGTCGCGCACATCTGGGCGGCCGTCTCGCTGTGGCGGCAGGCCAAGCGGGCGCGCCCCGACGGCTACGTCACGAAGAAGTCGGTGGCCCAGAGCTACGCCTCACGAACCATGCGCTGGGGCGGCGTGATCGTGCTGGCCTTCATCATCTACCACATCCTCGACCTCACCACCGGCACGGTGAACGCGGAGGGCTTCGACAGCACGCCCTACGACCGGCTCGTCGCGAGCTTCTCCAACCCCTTCGTCACGGCCTTCTACGCGATCTCGGTGATCCTGCTGGGCATGCACCTGCGGCACGGCATCTGGAGCGCCACCCAGACCCTGGGGCAGAGCAACCGCCGCCGCGAGAAGACGGTCAGCCTGTTCGCCCTCGCGTTCTCGGTCGTCCTGACCCTCGGCTTCCTGCTGGTGCCGTTCTCCGTCCTCTTCGGGCTCATCGACTAA
- a CDS encoding DUF3037 domain-containing protein has translation MNGLRTRDTFEYAVLRVVPRIERGEAFNAGVLVYCRQRDYLGARVHLDEARLHALDPTADATAIGRALQAATDVCAAAPGAGAAGREALGSRFRWLTAPRSTVIQPGPVHTGLTEDPDADADRLLRLLVLPVEG, from the coding sequence ATGAACGGGCTCCGGACGAGGGACACCTTCGAGTACGCCGTGCTGCGCGTCGTCCCCCGGATCGAGCGAGGTGAGGCGTTCAACGCCGGCGTCCTCGTCTACTGCCGCCAGCGGGACTACCTGGGCGCCCGGGTACACCTCGACGAGGCCCGCCTGCACGCGCTGGACCCCACGGCCGACGCTACGGCCATCGGCCGGGCGCTCCAGGCGGCCACCGACGTGTGCGCCGCTGCGCCGGGCGCCGGTGCCGCCGGGCGCGAGGCGCTCGGGTCGCGGTTCCGCTGGCTGACCGCGCCGCGCAGCACCGTCATCCAGCCGGGGCCCGTCCACACCGGGCTGACCGAGGACCCCGACGCCGACGCCGACCGGCTGCTGCGCCTGCTGGTCCTGCCCGTCGAGGGCTGA
- a CDS encoding putative bifunctional diguanylate cyclase/phosphodiesterase — MQRERTDGVAALRVRVLREAAVVLALTVSFGVASVVWDLPQLLTGPLDDAVLILAFSHLLMMVFGKRRSDELKAEADSRRLAEEELRHRARHDALTGLLNRSALVEEIDAAVAADAEVAVVLVDLDRFTEVNGTLGHHVGDALLMAVSDRLSDGFGSDAVLARLGGDEFAVLLSGAGTPEAELAAERALQSVRRPFPVAGLSLEIDGSCGVAVGGSTAADLLRHADIAKHAAKADRLGFVVYRPELDAGAPEKLALFGDLRRAIRDGDLLVHYQPKVRVEDGRVVGVEALVRWDHPDRGMVPPALFVPVAEQTGLIRPLTDAVLDRALADCATWRRQGLDLTVAVNLSARSLLDLSLPERVAASLRTHALPSSCLELEITESAAMKDPGRALEILHRLRALGVHLSVDDYGTGHASLAYLTRLPVGTLKIDRSFVQTMELDSSDRVIVRSTIDLAHGLGLRVVAEGVETRATWAELAQLGCDEAQGFWLARPGPGETIPAGVTELERRLASSGIPPGGRTRAARRLIR, encoded by the coding sequence GTGCAGCGAGAGCGGACGGACGGCGTCGCCGCCCTGCGCGTGCGCGTGCTGCGCGAGGCCGCCGTCGTCCTCGCACTGACCGTGTCCTTCGGCGTGGCGAGCGTCGTCTGGGACCTGCCGCAGCTGCTGACGGGGCCCTTGGACGACGCCGTCCTGATCCTGGCGTTCTCCCACCTGCTGATGATGGTCTTCGGCAAGCGGCGATCGGACGAGCTCAAGGCCGAGGCGGACTCCCGGCGGCTCGCCGAGGAGGAGCTGCGTCACCGCGCCCGGCACGACGCCCTGACCGGGCTGCTCAACAGGTCGGCGCTCGTCGAGGAGATCGACGCCGCGGTGGCCGCGGACGCGGAGGTCGCGGTCGTCCTCGTCGACCTCGACCGCTTCACGGAGGTCAACGGCACGCTCGGCCACCACGTCGGTGACGCGTTGCTGATGGCGGTCTCCGACCGCCTCTCCGACGGGTTCGGCAGCGACGCGGTCCTGGCGCGCCTCGGTGGCGACGAGTTCGCCGTCCTGCTGTCCGGCGCCGGGACACCGGAGGCTGAACTGGCGGCCGAACGCGCGCTGCAGTCCGTCCGGCGCCCCTTCCCCGTCGCGGGCCTCTCGCTGGAGATCGACGGCAGCTGCGGGGTGGCCGTCGGCGGCAGTACCGCCGCCGACCTGCTGCGGCACGCCGACATCGCCAAGCACGCCGCGAAGGCCGATCGCCTCGGGTTCGTCGTCTACCGCCCGGAGCTGGACGCGGGCGCTCCGGAGAAGCTCGCGCTCTTCGGAGACCTGCGACGGGCGATCCGGGACGGCGACCTGCTCGTGCACTACCAGCCCAAGGTCCGCGTCGAGGACGGCCGGGTGGTGGGCGTGGAGGCGCTGGTCCGCTGGGACCACCCCGACCGCGGCATGGTGCCCCCCGCGCTGTTCGTCCCGGTCGCCGAGCAGACCGGGCTGATCCGCCCGCTGACCGACGCCGTGCTGGACCGCGCCCTCGCTGACTGCGCGACGTGGCGCCGGCAGGGTCTGGACCTCACCGTCGCGGTCAACCTCTCGGCCCGGAGCCTGCTCGATCTCTCCCTCCCCGAGCGGGTGGCCGCGTCGCTGCGGACCCACGCGCTGCCCAGTTCGTGCCTCGAACTCGAGATCACCGAGAGCGCGGCCATGAAGGATCCGGGGCGCGCCCTCGAGATCCTGCACCGTCTGCGCGCTCTCGGCGTGCACCTGTCGGTCGACGACTACGGCACTGGGCACGCGTCCCTCGCCTACCTGACCCGCCTGCCGGTGGGCACGCTGAAGATCGACAGGTCCTTCGTGCAGACGATGGAACTGGACTCCAGCGACCGGGTCATCGTGCGCAGCACCATCGACCTGGCCCACGGCCTCGGGCTGCGGGTGGTAGCCGAGGGCGTGGAGACCCGCGCCACCTGGGCGGAGCTGGCTCAGCTCGGTTGCGACGAGGCGCAGGGCTTCTGGCTGGCGCGTCCCGGCCCCGGCGAGACGATCCCGGCCGGCGTGACCGAGCTCGAGCGGCGGTTGGCGTCCTCGGGGATCCCACCGGGCGGCCGCACCCGTGCCGCCCGCAGACTGATCCGGTGA
- a CDS encoding formate/nitrite transporter family protein, whose amino-acid sequence MDEQDRKRAELGETDAPAEDEIAEAFEKIVSEGAQRLHRRWHEVLATGLAGGLEVAVGVLALLAVLAATGSELLAGLAFSIGFIALMLGRSELFTEGFLVPVTAVFAGRADTAQLAKLWAGTLVANLIGGWLVMWLVVQGFPDLTSTAVESAVHFVEAPLDLQSVCLAFLGGAVITLMTRMQHGAHSEGGKIIASVIGGFLLAGLQLFHSILDSLLIFGALHAGAPFGYGDWLAWFWYTVLFNMAGGLLVVTMTRLVRSKELIEQERRAAGADD is encoded by the coding sequence GTGGACGAGCAGGACCGGAAGCGTGCCGAGCTGGGCGAGACCGACGCGCCTGCGGAGGACGAGATCGCCGAGGCGTTCGAGAAGATCGTCAGCGAGGGCGCGCAGCGCCTGCACCGCCGGTGGCACGAAGTGCTGGCCACCGGACTGGCGGGCGGGCTGGAGGTAGCCGTCGGCGTGCTGGCTCTGCTGGCGGTCCTCGCCGCGACGGGCAGCGAACTGCTGGCGGGGCTGGCCTTCAGCATCGGTTTCATCGCCCTGATGCTCGGCCGCAGCGAGCTGTTCACCGAGGGGTTCCTCGTTCCGGTCACCGCGGTGTTCGCCGGCCGGGCGGACACGGCACAACTGGCCAAGTTGTGGGCCGGGACGCTGGTGGCGAACCTGATCGGCGGCTGGCTGGTCATGTGGCTGGTCGTGCAGGGGTTCCCCGACCTGACGAGCACCGCCGTCGAGTCCGCGGTGCACTTCGTCGAGGCACCGCTGGACCTGCAGTCGGTCTGTCTGGCCTTCCTGGGGGGCGCCGTCATCACGTTGATGACCCGCATGCAGCACGGCGCGCACTCGGAGGGCGGGAAGATCATCGCCTCCGTCATCGGCGGCTTCCTCCTGGCCGGACTTCAGCTGTTCCACTCGATCCTGGACTCGCTGCTGATCTTCGGCGCGCTGCACGCCGGTGCCCCGTTCGGCTACGGGGACTGGCTGGCGTGGTTCTGGTACACGGTCCTGTTCAACATGGCCGGTGGCCTGCTCGTCGTCACCATGACTCGTCTGGTGCGGAGCAAGGAGCTGATCGAGCAGGAGCGCCGGGCGGCAGGCGCCGACGACTGA
- a CDS encoding nitrite/sulfite reductase has product MTTPTRVSSRPQRGEGQWALGYREPLNPNERMKKDSDGLEVRQRILDIYSKTGFDGIDPGDLRGRMRWMGLYTQRAQGIPGGKTAVLEPEELEDSYFMMRARIDGGQLTSDALRVLGGISTEFGRDVADVTDRQNVQYHWIRIEDVPEIWRRLESVGLSTMEACGDVPRVMLGCPLAGILEDEVLDATDVIAETVAKYVGSPEFSNLPRKWKTSMSGCVDHCTEPEIDDVSFVGVVNEAGEAGYDLWVGGGLSTNPMFAQRIGVFVRPDQVTDVWAACTAVFRDYGYRRQRNRARIKFLMADWGPEKFRQVLQDEYLEEQLPDGPAPAPAKHDQRDHVGVSKQKDGRNAVGFALRTGRISGSLLTTIANLADQYGQGRIRTTTQQKLVILDVPDERVEDLVAALAEHDLQVRPSAFRRGTMACTGLEFCKLAIVETKQHAQDLYAELEKRLPDFDEPIGINVNGCPNSCARFQTADIGFKGSMVRDANGEMVEGFQVHLGGHLGVEATFGRKFRGHKVTKAETADYCERVLLGFQERRTPGESFAAYVARAEEAWLL; this is encoded by the coding sequence GTGACCACCCCCACCCGCGTCAGCAGCCGTCCCCAGCGTGGGGAAGGCCAGTGGGCCCTCGGCTATCGCGAGCCGCTCAACCCCAACGAGCGGATGAAGAAGGACTCCGACGGCCTCGAGGTGCGGCAGCGCATCCTCGACATCTACTCGAAGACGGGCTTCGACGGCATCGACCCCGGTGACCTGCGTGGCCGGATGCGCTGGATGGGCCTCTACACCCAGCGCGCCCAGGGCATCCCGGGCGGCAAGACCGCCGTCCTGGAGCCGGAGGAGCTCGAGGACTCCTACTTCATGATGCGCGCCCGCATCGACGGCGGGCAGCTCACCAGCGACGCCCTTCGGGTCCTCGGCGGCATCAGCACCGAGTTCGGCCGGGACGTCGCCGACGTCACCGACCGGCAGAACGTGCAGTACCACTGGATCCGCATCGAGGACGTGCCCGAGATCTGGCGGCGGCTCGAGTCGGTCGGCCTGAGCACGATGGAGGCCTGCGGGGACGTGCCGCGCGTGATGCTCGGTTGCCCGCTGGCGGGGATCCTCGAGGACGAGGTGCTCGATGCCACCGACGTCATCGCCGAGACCGTCGCGAAGTACGTGGGCAGCCCCGAGTTCAGCAACCTGCCCCGCAAGTGGAAGACGTCGATGTCCGGCTGCGTCGACCACTGCACCGAGCCGGAGATCGACGACGTCTCCTTCGTGGGCGTCGTGAACGAGGCGGGCGAGGCCGGTTACGACCTGTGGGTCGGCGGCGGGCTGTCGACCAACCCGATGTTCGCCCAGCGGATCGGCGTCTTCGTCCGGCCCGACCAGGTGACCGACGTCTGGGCTGCTTGCACCGCCGTCTTCCGCGACTACGGCTACCGCCGGCAGCGCAACCGCGCCCGGATCAAGTTCCTCATGGCCGACTGGGGCCCGGAGAAGTTCCGGCAGGTGCTGCAGGACGAGTACCTGGAGGAGCAGCTCCCCGACGGCCCGGCCCCCGCCCCGGCGAAGCACGACCAGCGCGACCACGTCGGCGTCAGCAAGCAGAAGGACGGTCGCAACGCCGTCGGCTTCGCGCTGCGCACCGGCCGGATCAGCGGCTCGCTGCTCACCACGATCGCGAACCTGGCCGACCAGTACGGGCAGGGCCGGATCCGCACCACGACGCAGCAGAAGCTGGTCATCCTCGACGTCCCCGACGAGCGGGTCGAGGACCTCGTCGCGGCGCTGGCCGAGCACGACCTGCAGGTGCGGCCCAGCGCCTTCCGCCGCGGCACCATGGCGTGCACGGGCCTGGAGTTCTGCAAGCTGGCGATCGTCGAGACCAAGCAGCACGCGCAGGACCTCTACGCCGAACTCGAGAAGCGACTGCCCGACTTCGACGAGCCGATCGGCATCAACGTCAACGGCTGCCCGAACAGCTGCGCCCGGTTCCAGACCGCCGACATCGGGTTCAAGGGCTCGATGGTCCGCGACGCGAACGGCGAGATGGTCGAGGGCTTCCAGGTACACCTGGGCGGGCACCTCGGCGTCGAGGCCACCTTCGGACGCAAGTTCCGCGGCCACAAGGTGACCAAGGCCGAGACCGCCGACTACTGCGAGCGCGTGCTGCTCGGCTTCCAGGAGCGCCGGACGCCAGGCGAGTCCTTCGCCGCGTACGTCGCGCGCGCCGAGGAGGCCTGGTTGCTGTGA
- a CDS encoding RrF2 family transcriptional regulator, with amino-acid sequence MRITARVDYAVRAALELAAVAPEALTAERIATAQGIPARFLQTILGDLQHARLVTSQRGREGGYRLALPPSEISIARIMRVEQGFLAEVHGKRPEDVVYPGAAGALASVWVAAREGYRRVLEGVTLADVISGELPAHAAELIALENAWRSFGDDPGT; translated from the coding sequence GTGCGCATCACCGCCCGCGTGGACTACGCCGTCCGCGCAGCCCTCGAGCTGGCCGCGGTGGCGCCCGAGGCCCTGACCGCCGAGCGCATCGCGACGGCGCAGGGCATCCCGGCCCGCTTCCTGCAGACGATCCTCGGCGACCTCCAGCACGCGCGCCTGGTCACCAGCCAGCGCGGTCGCGAGGGCGGCTACCGGCTCGCCCTCCCGCCGTCGGAGATCTCCATCGCCCGCATCATGCGGGTGGAGCAGGGCTTCCTCGCCGAGGTGCACGGCAAGCGCCCGGAAGACGTCGTGTACCCGGGTGCCGCCGGTGCGCTGGCGTCGGTCTGGGTGGCCGCCCGCGAGGGCTACCGGCGGGTGCTGGAAGGCGTGACGCTGGCCGACGTGATCTCCGGCGAGCTCCCCGCCCACGCCGCCGAGCTGATCGCGCTCGAGAACGCCTGGCGCTCCTTCGGCGACGACCCCGGCACGTGA
- a CDS encoding 4a-hydroxytetrahydrobiopterin dehydratase produces MPRPPRLSPDELSAALRGLPLWSGDADGLRRSVELPSFRDAVAAIVSIADVAEEMDHHPDVDLRWRTLHLTLVSHSAGGVSDLDVELARRIDRLLPA; encoded by the coding sequence ATGCCCCGACCGCCGCGCCTCTCCCCCGACGAACTGTCCGCCGCCCTGCGCGGCCTGCCCCTGTGGTCCGGCGATGCGGACGGTCTGCGCCGCAGCGTCGAGCTGCCCAGCTTCCGGGACGCGGTCGCAGCGATCGTGTCGATCGCCGACGTCGCCGAGGAGATGGACCACCACCCGGACGTCGACCTGCGCTGGCGCACCCTCCACCTGACGCTGGTCAGCCACTCCGCCGGCGGGGTCAGCGACCTGGACGTGGAGCTCGCCCGGCGGATCGACCGACTGCTGCCCGCCTGA